In Woeseia oceani, one DNA window encodes the following:
- the pmbA gene encoding metalloprotease PmbA, protein MSETIERIAPDAANLEQVVSILLDEARRRGVDQAEAAASHDVGLSVTARLGDVENLEYTNDRGVGVTVYMNSCKGSASTSDFSEGALREAVAKACSFASCTAPDKHSGLADAHLMADNPADLKLMYPWDINADEAIRIAIECETAARDYDPRIVNSEGATVGSSNGARAYGNTHGFLASVRKTSHSLSCVVVGKENGDMQRDYWFSSARDAAALEAPAAVGTVAAQRTVGRLGARKIATTRAPVLFAPELARGFIGHAIGAISGGAQYRQASFLLNASGDKIFPEFMQIQERPHIEGALASAAFDAEGVATRDRDIVADGVLQGYVLSSYSARRLGLETTANAGGVHNLLVPGNAGGQAELIKSMQRGLLVTELIGQGVNNVTGDYSRGAVGYWVENGEIVHPVHEVTIAGNLRDLYQRILAIGNDQDLRGGIRCGSVLVDDMTIAGA, encoded by the coding sequence ATGAGTGAGACGATAGAACGTATCGCGCCGGACGCCGCCAATCTGGAGCAGGTTGTCAGCATACTGCTCGATGAAGCCAGGCGTCGAGGTGTGGATCAGGCCGAGGCGGCTGCCAGTCACGACGTCGGCCTGAGCGTCACCGCGCGACTGGGCGACGTTGAAAATCTCGAGTACACCAATGATCGTGGCGTTGGTGTGACCGTCTACATGAATTCCTGCAAGGGCAGCGCAAGTACTTCGGATTTTTCCGAAGGAGCATTGCGTGAAGCCGTTGCCAAGGCCTGTTCCTTCGCCTCCTGCACCGCACCGGACAAACACTCGGGTCTCGCCGACGCGCACTTGATGGCGGACAACCCTGCGGATCTCAAGCTGATGTATCCGTGGGATATCAATGCTGACGAGGCCATCCGAATCGCGATCGAATGTGAAACCGCTGCGCGTGACTATGATCCCCGCATTGTGAATTCCGAGGGCGCAACGGTTGGCTCCTCGAACGGTGCGCGAGCATACGGCAATACGCATGGCTTTCTGGCCAGCGTGCGCAAGACCAGTCACAGCCTGAGTTGCGTTGTGGTCGGCAAGGAAAACGGCGACATGCAACGCGACTACTGGTTCAGCAGTGCCAGAGACGCCGCCGCGCTTGAAGCGCCGGCGGCTGTCGGCACGGTTGCCGCCCAGCGCACGGTCGGTCGGCTGGGAGCGCGGAAGATTGCCACTACCCGGGCACCCGTATTGTTCGCGCCGGAGCTGGCGCGCGGTTTTATCGGGCATGCGATTGGCGCGATCAGTGGTGGTGCGCAGTACCGTCAGGCTTCGTTTTTGCTCAATGCCAGCGGCGATAAAATATTCCCGGAGTTCATGCAGATTCAGGAAAGACCGCACATAGAAGGCGCGCTGGCCAGTGCGGCATTCGATGCAGAAGGGGTTGCAACCCGTGATCGTGACATCGTCGCGGACGGCGTGTTGCAGGGATACGTACTCAGTTCCTACTCAGCGCGACGCCTGGGGCTTGAAACGACGGCCAATGCCGGAGGCGTACATAATCTGCTGGTGCCTGGCAATGCAGGCGGCCAAGCTGAGTTAATCAAATCCATGCAGCGAGGCTTGTTGGTCACTGAGCTGATCGGGCAGGGCGTAAACAATGTAACCGGTGACTATTCGCGCGGCGCCGTTGGCTATTGGGTCGAAAATGGCGAGATCGTTCACCCGGTGCACGAGGTGACGATCGCTGGCAATCTGCGCGACCTGTATCAACGCATACTGGCCATCGGTAACGATCAGGATTTGCGCGGCGGTATTCGTTGCGGCTCAGTGCTGGTCGATGACATGACGATCGCCGGCGCCTGA
- the yjgA gene encoding ribosome biogenesis factor YjgA yields MNSKPSKSAKKRDAKSIQSLGERLLELTEQQLSGMPMDDDLRDLIMHSKSIRSNSAQRRQKMYLAKVMRNADTEQLQAAVDALDQGKNLERQLFHRAERWRDRLVSEGAPALQEFNAACNGDHPQLARLLKDLRPNMPEAARRQLSRQIFRQIHVDLAAAIQKSDC; encoded by the coding sequence ATGAACTCAAAGCCCAGCAAAAGCGCGAAAAAGCGCGACGCCAAAAGTATCCAGTCGTTAGGTGAACGATTGCTCGAATTGACCGAGCAACAACTCTCCGGGATGCCGATGGATGATGACCTCCGCGACCTCATCATGCACAGCAAGAGCATCCGCTCCAATTCCGCTCAGCGTCGGCAAAAAATGTATCTGGCGAAAGTAATGCGGAACGCTGATACCGAACAATTGCAGGCAGCAGTGGATGCGCTGGACCAGGGCAAGAATCTCGAACGACAGTTATTTCACCGGGCAGAACGGTGGCGCGACCGCTTGGTCAGCGAAGGTGCTCCGGCGTTGCAGGAATTCAATGCAGCCTGCAACGGCGATCACCCGCAACTGGCCCGCCTGCTGAAGGACCTCCGGCCCAACATGCCCGAAGCGGCGCGCCGGCAGCTCAGTCGGCAGATATTCCGCCAGATTCACGTCGATTTAGCGGCAGCAATACAGAAAAGCGACTGCTAG
- the purE gene encoding 5-(carboxyamino)imidazole ribonucleotide mutase, giving the protein MNTKIGIIMGSQSDWETMRHTVKVLEQLGIDHEVKVVSAHRTPDLLFEYAENAHSRGLQVIIAGAGGAAHLPGMTAAKTRLPVIGVPVQSKALNGMDSLLSIAQMPGGIPVASMAIGKAGATNAALFAAAILAIEDAQVATALDQFRARQTAKVLADDDPRAGD; this is encoded by the coding sequence ATGAACACAAAAATCGGCATCATCATGGGCTCGCAATCAGACTGGGAGACCATGCGTCATACAGTCAAGGTACTGGAGCAACTGGGTATCGATCACGAAGTAAAGGTCGTGTCTGCGCACCGCACGCCGGACCTGTTATTTGAGTACGCGGAGAACGCGCATAGTCGTGGACTGCAGGTCATCATCGCCGGAGCTGGCGGTGCCGCGCACTTGCCTGGCATGACCGCCGCCAAAACCCGCTTGCCGGTCATTGGTGTTCCGGTTCAATCCAAAGCTCTGAACGGCATGGACTCGTTACTGTCCATCGCGCAGATGCCCGGCGGCATTCCCGTCGCGAGCATGGCGATTGGCAAGGCCGGTGCGACCAATGCCGCGTTGTTCGCGGCCGCGATACTCGCTATAGAAGACGCGCAGGTCGCCACTGCGCTGGACCAGTTCCGCGCGCGGCAAACTGCAAAGGTGCTCGCGGACGACGATCCGCGCGCCGGAGACTGA
- a CDS encoding 5-(carboxyamino)imidazole ribonucleotide synthase — protein sequence MVRVGIIGAGQLGLMLGMAGRELGVECVFLDPAENPPAASVGKVIRAQFDDAKGLAELAAATSVITYEFENVSVAALSELNEKTAVYPPVAALGEAQDRLNEKQLFAELDIPLPQYRTVDSEQDLRHAIRDIGLPLVLKTRRLGYDGKGQYLLKSVDDVEDALRTLPNKPLIAEQWVDFDREVSAIGVRDLDGNVAVYPLTENQHRNGILRNSRAPAGPAAMQELGNRHLQKLMTHLDYVGVMALEFFVVNNELLANEFAPRVHNSGHWTIEGAATSQFENHIRAISGMPLGATDAVSHVGMVNLIGAMPNSPDTLTEAGMHVHDYGKEPRSGRKLGHITLSDDDPEQRDQRLQKLEAMLAG from the coding sequence GTGGTCCGCGTAGGCATAATCGGGGCCGGACAGCTTGGTCTCATGCTCGGCATGGCGGGCCGCGAGCTCGGCGTGGAATGCGTCTTTCTCGATCCGGCGGAGAACCCGCCAGCCGCGAGTGTCGGCAAAGTCATTCGCGCTCAGTTTGACGATGCCAAAGGCCTGGCGGAACTCGCTGCAGCAACGTCGGTCATTACCTACGAGTTCGAAAACGTATCTGTTGCAGCCTTGTCCGAATTGAACGAGAAAACCGCGGTTTACCCGCCCGTGGCGGCACTCGGTGAAGCGCAGGACCGACTGAACGAAAAACAGCTGTTCGCCGAACTCGACATTCCGCTGCCACAATACCGCACGGTCGACAGCGAACAGGATTTGCGCCATGCCATCCGCGACATCGGCCTGCCGCTGGTGCTGAAGACCCGTCGTCTGGGCTACGACGGCAAGGGCCAGTACCTGCTGAAGTCCGTCGATGACGTTGAAGACGCGTTGCGCACTCTGCCGAACAAACCATTGATCGCCGAACAATGGGTCGACTTTGATCGCGAAGTATCCGCCATCGGCGTGCGCGATCTGGACGGCAACGTCGCGGTTTACCCGCTGACAGAAAACCAGCATCGCAATGGCATTCTGCGCAACTCCAGGGCGCCGGCAGGACCTGCCGCCATGCAGGAGTTGGGCAACCGGCACCTGCAAAAGCTGATGACCCATCTGGATTACGTTGGCGTTATGGCGTTGGAGTTTTTTGTGGTCAACAACGAATTGCTGGCCAACGAATTTGCGCCACGGGTACACAACTCCGGACACTGGACCATTGAAGGCGCAGCCACCAGCCAGTTCGAAAATCACATCCGTGCTATTTCGGGAATGCCGCTCGGCGCTACCGATGCCGTGTCTCATGTGGGCATGGTAAACCTGATAGGTGCCATGCCGAACAGCCCGGACACGCTGACCGAGGCCGGCATGCATGTCCATGACTACGGCAAGGAGCCGCGCAGCGGCCGTAAACTCGGTCATATCACACTGAGTGACGACGATCCGGAACAGCGTGATCAGCGACTGCAGAAGCTGGAAGCGATGCTGGCAGGATAG
- a CDS encoding AAA family ATPase, with translation MSYLEHFKLNEQPFRLTPDPEFVYWSKQHARAKAYMESTIWLADGFVVITGEIGSGKTTLLQAFLAELADDIVYAVVSQTQLTPTQFLQAVLAEFGFEPFNKRKVELLDMLNMFLIEQYSNGKKVVLIVDEAQNLSKKVLEEIRMLSGIETHKEKVLRIILAGQPELREKLESPRLKQLIQRVRLRFHIGPLDLREMHEYIEHRLEVAGHGKHDLFSEDCYDCIHRYTGGVPRLINTLCDTALLCAYAEQKTSLTQADIIAAAEELGWKEVSDDHDRSANLPQLTTRHSAPLCSVQIRTDGHLVSEYNLKSGRVVIGRAPDNEIYIKSKFVSRHHAQIVCNEDGCIVEDLNSTNGIFIGNRRVKKHYLQDGDVVSLGIHDLVFRDLQDDQDEELDDIVDEEFDDEIIDELEDEELDDDSMDDEERAANDSTA, from the coding sequence ATGTCCTATCTGGAACATTTTAAACTTAACGAGCAACCGTTTCGGCTAACCCCGGATCCTGAATTCGTCTACTGGAGCAAGCAGCACGCTCGGGCCAAGGCGTACATGGAGTCCACAATCTGGCTGGCGGACGGCTTTGTGGTCATTACCGGTGAAATCGGCTCGGGCAAAACCACTCTCCTGCAGGCATTTTTAGCTGAACTGGCCGATGACATCGTCTACGCAGTCGTTTCTCAAACCCAGCTCACGCCAACCCAGTTCCTGCAAGCTGTCCTCGCGGAGTTCGGCTTTGAGCCGTTCAACAAGCGCAAGGTTGAGCTGCTCGACATGCTCAACATGTTTCTGATCGAGCAATACTCGAACGGCAAGAAAGTCGTATTGATTGTTGATGAAGCACAGAACCTGAGCAAGAAGGTTCTTGAAGAAATTCGCATGCTGTCCGGCATCGAGACACACAAAGAAAAGGTTTTGCGAATTATTCTCGCGGGCCAACCTGAACTGCGTGAAAAACTGGAATCGCCGCGACTCAAGCAGCTCATTCAGCGGGTCCGCTTGCGCTTCCACATAGGTCCGCTCGACCTCCGGGAAATGCATGAGTACATTGAACACCGGCTGGAAGTGGCTGGCCACGGCAAACACGACCTGTTTAGCGAAGACTGCTACGACTGCATACACCGCTACACAGGCGGCGTGCCGCGACTCATCAACACACTGTGCGATACGGCCCTGCTCTGCGCCTACGCGGAACAGAAAACCTCGCTGACGCAAGCCGACATCATTGCCGCGGCGGAAGAACTTGGCTGGAAAGAGGTCTCCGACGACCACGACCGGTCAGCCAACCTGCCGCAGCTGACCACGCGCCATTCAGCACCTTTGTGCTCGGTGCAGATTCGTACTGATGGCCACCTTGTGTCCGAATACAATCTGAAATCGGGTCGCGTAGTAATCGGTCGGGCACCGGACAACGAAATTTATATCAAAAGCAAATTTGTCAGCCGGCATCATGCACAAATCGTTTGTAACGAAGACGGTTGCATCGTCGAGGACCTGAATAGCACGAATGGAATATTCATCGGCAACCGACGGGTCAAGAAACACTATCTTCAGGACGGCGACGTTGTCTCACTGGGCATTCACGATCTGGTCTTCCGTGATCTGCAGGACGATCAGGATGAGGAACTCGACGACATCGTCGACGAGGAGTTCGATGATGAAATCATTGACGAACTGGAAGACGAAGAACTCGACGACGACAGCATGGATGACGAAGAACGAGCTGCCAACGACAGCACTGCCTGA
- the tldD gene encoding metalloprotease TldD: protein MTEHALDTVTGNLLEPAGLDERHLENALGLINGGDIDAADLYFQVSRQENWSLEDGIIREGSFSVDRGVGVRAVSGEKTGFAYSDELLLPALQHAAKAARAISRQGQSKSVQIRPAVRYPALYSAVDPITSVSDAEKTALLNRVDLETRKLDPRIVQVMVSLGSSQDMVLVAAADGTLAADVRPLVRMNVSVIMEENGRREQGYSGGGARSGLSYFFADDDLPMSLAREAVRQASIQLEAVPAPAGTMPVVLGAGWPGILLHEAVGHGLEGDFNRKGTSAFSGRIGERVAAENVTIVDDGTLPGRRGSLAVDDEGTPGKYNVLIENGILRGYMQDRLNARLMGVEATGNGRRESFAHIPMPRMTNTYMLAGRHDPEEIISSVQKGIYAPNFAGGQVDITSGKFVFSASEAYLIENGKIGKAVKGAMLIGDGPDVLQKISMVGNDLTLDRGVGTCGKDGQSVPVGVGQPTLKIDEITVGGTG, encoded by the coding sequence ATGACTGAGCACGCACTGGATACTGTAACCGGCAATTTGCTGGAGCCCGCCGGACTGGACGAGCGGCACCTTGAGAACGCACTTGGCTTGATCAACGGCGGCGATATCGACGCGGCCGATCTGTATTTTCAGGTAAGCCGCCAGGAAAACTGGTCGCTGGAGGATGGCATCATCCGCGAGGGCAGTTTCAGTGTGGATCGTGGCGTCGGTGTGCGCGCTGTCAGCGGTGAAAAGACCGGCTTTGCGTACTCCGATGAATTGCTGCTGCCAGCGTTGCAGCACGCGGCGAAAGCCGCCCGGGCGATATCCCGTCAGGGACAGTCGAAATCCGTGCAGATCAGGCCGGCGGTCCGTTACCCGGCTCTGTATTCCGCGGTTGATCCAATCACGAGCGTGAGCGATGCGGAAAAAACCGCCTTGCTGAACCGGGTTGATCTGGAGACCCGCAAACTGGACCCGCGCATAGTGCAGGTCATGGTCAGTCTCGGCAGCAGTCAGGACATGGTTCTGGTCGCGGCAGCCGATGGCACACTGGCCGCGGATGTTCGCCCGCTGGTGCGCATGAACGTCAGCGTGATCATGGAAGAAAACGGGCGTCGCGAGCAGGGCTACTCCGGCGGCGGTGCGCGCAGCGGTCTTTCGTACTTTTTTGCCGATGACGACTTGCCGATGTCCCTCGCACGCGAGGCCGTGCGCCAGGCATCAATACAGCTTGAGGCAGTGCCGGCACCGGCCGGCACAATGCCGGTTGTGCTTGGTGCCGGTTGGCCAGGCATCCTCTTGCACGAGGCGGTGGGCCACGGACTGGAAGGCGACTTCAATCGCAAAGGCACATCGGCATTCAGCGGTCGTATCGGCGAGCGTGTTGCCGCCGAGAACGTCACTATTGTCGATGACGGAACTTTGCCCGGGCGACGCGGTTCGCTTGCGGTCGACGATGAAGGCACGCCGGGCAAGTACAACGTCCTCATAGAAAACGGCATTTTGCGCGGCTACATGCAGGACAGGCTCAATGCACGCTTGATGGGCGTAGAGGCGACCGGCAACGGCCGTCGCGAATCGTTTGCGCACATTCCCATGCCGCGCATGACCAATACGTACATGCTTGCAGGCCGCCATGACCCCGAGGAAATCATTAGCTCGGTGCAGAAAGGCATTTACGCACCCAATTTTGCAGGTGGTCAGGTGGATATCACCTCGGGCAAATTCGTGTTCTCAGCGAGTGAGGCTTATCTCATCGAGAACGGTAAGATTGGCAAAGCGGTCAAGGGCGCCATGCTCATTGGCGACGGGCCGGATGTGCTGCAGAAGATATCCATGGTTGGCAACGACCTGACGCTCGATCGCGGTGTCGGTACCTGTGGCAAAGACGGGCAATCCGTGCCGGTTGGCGTTGGCCAGCCGACATTGAAGATCGATGAAATTACAGTCGGCGGCACCGGCTAG
- a CDS encoding carbon-nitrogen hydrolase family protein yields MAANLNPAMHRVAALQLCSGDNVALNLETCDRLLAEAAQAGCTMAFLPENFAFFGRHDQDKLAIAEVEGSGPVQDFLSSAARRHRMALVAGSLPLVGDEGRCYGASMLFDASGSSRAVYRKMHLFDVDIAAGGERYRESAYCTPGDDVVTVPHAVGVVGLSICYDLRFPELYRQMAVAGASLFSIPAAFTETTGQAHWEILLRARAVENLAWVVAAAQYGQHPNGRRTWGHSMIIDPWGRIVAMQESGDGVIVADLDTELTARLRRDFPVLNHRRL; encoded by the coding sequence ATGGCCGCTAATCTCAATCCCGCGATGCACCGGGTTGCCGCATTGCAACTGTGCAGCGGTGACAACGTAGCGCTGAACCTTGAAACTTGTGATCGGCTGCTGGCCGAAGCGGCGCAGGCTGGCTGCACCATGGCGTTTCTGCCGGAAAATTTTGCGTTCTTCGGGCGTCACGATCAGGACAAGCTGGCGATCGCCGAGGTCGAAGGGAGCGGGCCTGTTCAGGACTTCCTGAGCAGCGCTGCCAGGCGCCATCGCATGGCGCTGGTCGCGGGCAGCTTGCCGCTGGTCGGTGACGAAGGGCGCTGTTACGGCGCCAGTATGCTGTTCGATGCCAGTGGCAGCTCGCGTGCGGTCTATCGGAAGATGCACCTGTTCGATGTCGATATTGCGGCGGGCGGCGAACGCTACCGCGAATCCGCCTACTGTACGCCGGGCGACGACGTTGTTACGGTGCCACACGCAGTGGGCGTTGTCGGCCTGAGTATTTGCTACGATCTGCGGTTTCCCGAGCTTTACCGGCAAATGGCGGTGGCGGGCGCCAGTCTGTTCAGCATCCCGGCGGCGTTCACCGAGACGACCGGGCAGGCACACTGGGAAATATTGCTGCGGGCCAGGGCGGTCGAGAATCTCGCCTGGGTTGTCGCGGCGGCGCAGTATGGGCAGCACCCGAACGGTCGCCGCACCTGGGGGCATTCAATGATCATTGACCCATGGGGGCGTATCGTCGCCATGCAGGAAAGTGGCGATGGCGTCATCGTTGCTGATCTGGATACTGAATTAACGGCAAGGCTGCGCCGGGATTTCCCGGTGCTTAACCATCGCCGCCTGTAA
- a CDS encoding YhdP family protein: MKQLFTRLLKLLAYLAAAVVILLAVAVGLFRLFLPRLPEYQDEIKSWANAAIGMQVEFSGMNARWRFSGPELNFYNAELLLPGEDGGRFAADEVSIGVELMRLLRDRRLVVDRVLVRDSAVDVHKGEDGKWRVQNIALDTLASRFARERSDGSVTVIAEDFDVSYTHPLNGQTVNFIVGSLRMTRMPERIDIDTVLELPANLGDRLSARISGYTSVADAPMIWNYSVDTRGLNLAGWSPFLPITAPTVSSGTADISFSVEQVASAPRNAVVEFDIRDMQSAGTVVPLGGAGRLEYQRDDAGWMLVANDFQLRSERGSWPATSFNMQGGQDNDGTLTSFSAGASYLNLDDLAELLPWIPETYATQFRQYNPSGEIANLTLSLADLHSQSLRYDVAMELTNASFLATERWPGMSGFSGSLRANRSGGRLEINSTDMQLDLARWLQNKVALDSAQGTVIWRRNSRGIMVLSDSIQLRNQDLSSRSSVQLSLPADGSSPVLDLESRWSISDLGAARRYLPASLIEPGLYRWLRSALVAGNVPIGTTRFSGALDKFPFDNGEGVFRIDAELKDATLRYSDLWPDAEIESLDLVVDRTRLFSENNTAVNAGNSVVDARIEIADLRDPVLTIDAFSTGTLGSIRQFAQRSPISKIFGGHLQRVNVSGDASFTLKLNYPILRRDEYTFTTRVRSSDGTLRIDGFDPPITGLNGAVSISRDDISAESLFGNFLGEPITIDLQRAGDELPGYSVVAEIDGRATSSGISAAFGDALARVIDGTTNYHGSIRFPRSDSDAPGPLQISVRSELDGMSVELPAPLTKVRNATRALSFTIDFLTASRIESAGRLGSDLQWSLAFIKNEMGWDFNRGVLAAGGIEAGTAETRGLHIVGSIPEFRLHDWLAIGRDAAGGTGIADRIRAANVEVEALHVLGQQFASHRIELDRSGTDWIVKIDGPQAIGTVNIPYSFSSDRILTLEMQRLVLPGSEGDDAEAGIATDPRTVPALSIRAEEFAFGDRHLGKIDAEFVRTPDGLRAERIHTEDPSFRIDGAAGWVVDTSEPSGQRTWVRATLKSTDIAATMQRLSSQPGIDGDDMEIAFDVSWSGGPRQDFVSALDGAVTVRFGTGRLDEVEPGAGRMFGLMSVVALPRRLALDFRDVLDKGFLFDEITGTFNLVDGDAFTCDLSLKGPAADIGIVGRAGLFEQDYTQAAIVSANVGNTLPVVGAVVAGPQVAAALLIFSQIFKKPLQEMGQVYYAIDGSWDEPEVDSTNAARFAEASKLAACLPNGR, translated from the coding sequence ATGAAGCAATTATTTACCCGACTGCTGAAACTCCTGGCGTACCTCGCCGCGGCGGTCGTGATTCTGCTGGCGGTGGCAGTCGGCCTGTTCCGGCTGTTTTTGCCGCGGCTGCCCGAATACCAGGATGAAATAAAAAGCTGGGCGAATGCGGCGATTGGCATGCAGGTCGAATTCAGTGGCATGAATGCGCGTTGGCGATTCAGCGGGCCGGAACTGAACTTCTACAATGCGGAGTTGCTGTTGCCGGGAGAGGATGGCGGCAGGTTCGCGGCCGACGAAGTCAGCATTGGCGTTGAGCTGATGCGGCTGCTGCGCGATCGGCGTCTGGTGGTTGATCGCGTGTTGGTACGCGATTCGGCCGTGGACGTGCACAAAGGCGAGGACGGCAAATGGCGGGTGCAGAACATCGCGCTGGATACTTTGGCGTCACGCTTCGCTCGCGAACGCAGCGACGGCTCCGTTACCGTTATCGCTGAAGACTTCGATGTCAGCTACACACATCCGCTCAATGGACAGACGGTCAATTTCATCGTGGGCAGTCTGCGCATGACAAGAATGCCGGAGCGAATTGATATCGATACGGTGCTGGAACTGCCAGCCAACCTGGGGGATCGTCTGAGTGCCCGTATCAGTGGCTATACCAGCGTTGCTGATGCGCCGATGATCTGGAATTACAGCGTTGATACGCGCGGGCTTAATCTGGCCGGGTGGTCGCCATTCCTGCCGATCACGGCACCAACGGTGAGCAGTGGCACTGCCGACATCAGTTTTTCTGTTGAGCAAGTTGCCAGTGCACCGCGCAATGCCGTTGTGGAATTCGATATCCGGGACATGCAATCGGCCGGTACCGTCGTGCCGTTGGGTGGGGCGGGCCGGCTCGAATACCAACGAGATGACGCCGGCTGGATGCTGGTTGCCAATGATTTTCAATTGCGCAGTGAACGCGGCAGCTGGCCTGCTACCTCGTTCAACATGCAGGGCGGGCAAGACAATGACGGCACTTTGACGTCGTTTTCGGCCGGTGCGAGTTATCTCAATCTCGACGACCTGGCTGAATTGCTGCCCTGGATTCCTGAGACGTATGCAACACAGTTTCGGCAATACAATCCCAGTGGCGAGATCGCCAATCTGACTTTGAGTCTTGCGGATTTACACAGCCAGTCACTGCGCTATGACGTGGCCATGGAGCTGACCAATGCCAGCTTTCTGGCCACCGAGCGTTGGCCGGGCATGAGTGGCTTCAGCGGTAGCTTGCGGGCCAATCGCTCCGGCGGACGGTTGGAAATCAACTCCACGGACATGCAGCTTGATCTCGCACGTTGGTTGCAGAACAAGGTTGCGCTCGACAGCGCGCAGGGCACGGTAATCTGGCGCCGCAACAGCCGTGGGATCATGGTGTTGTCGGACAGTATTCAATTGCGCAACCAAGACCTGTCCAGCCGCAGCAGCGTGCAGCTGAGCTTACCGGCGGATGGCAGTTCGCCGGTGCTGGATCTTGAAAGTCGCTGGAGCATCTCGGACCTGGGAGCGGCACGCCGCTACCTTCCTGCCAGCCTGATTGAGCCCGGTTTGTATCGCTGGCTGCGCAGTGCGTTGGTTGCGGGCAATGTGCCGATAGGTACAACCCGATTCAGCGGCGCACTCGACAAGTTTCCGTTCGACAATGGCGAAGGCGTGTTTCGGATTGACGCGGAGCTCAAGGATGCCACGCTGCGTTATTCCGACTTATGGCCTGATGCCGAGATTGAAAGTCTCGATCTGGTGGTCGACCGGACACGACTGTTTTCAGAAAATAATACTGCGGTGAACGCCGGAAACTCTGTTGTGGATGCCCGCATTGAGATCGCGGATCTGCGTGATCCGGTCCTGACTATCGATGCATTCTCTACCGGCACTTTGGGTTCCATACGGCAATTCGCACAGCGCAGTCCGATCTCGAAAATCTTTGGTGGTCACCTGCAACGCGTGAATGTTTCCGGTGACGCATCGTTTACGCTCAAATTGAACTACCCAATACTCCGTCGCGATGAGTACACGTTTACAACGCGAGTGCGCAGCAGCGATGGGACATTGCGGATTGACGGCTTTGATCCGCCGATAACCGGGCTTAACGGTGCGGTCAGCATTTCGCGGGACGACATTTCGGCTGAGTCGTTGTTTGGCAATTTTCTCGGTGAACCGATCACGATCGATTTGCAGCGGGCGGGTGACGAATTGCCGGGCTATAGCGTCGTGGCAGAAATCGACGGCCGGGCAACCAGCAGCGGAATCAGTGCCGCATTCGGCGATGCGCTGGCCCGAGTGATCGACGGCACGACCAATTATCACGGCAGTATTCGCTTTCCACGATCCGACAGCGACGCTCCTGGGCCTCTGCAAATAAGTGTGCGCTCGGAACTCGATGGCATGTCCGTAGAATTGCCGGCGCCACTGACGAAAGTACGCAATGCGACCCGCGCACTGTCATTCACAATCGATTTCCTGACGGCCAGCCGTATTGAATCAGCGGGCCGTCTTGGCAGCGATCTGCAATGGTCGCTCGCCTTTATCAAGAACGAGATGGGTTGGGATTTCAACCGCGGCGTTCTCGCGGCCGGCGGTATCGAAGCAGGTACGGCGGAGACGCGCGGTTTGCACATTGTTGGTTCCATACCGGAATTTCGCTTGCACGACTGGCTGGCGATCGGCCGGGACGCCGCCGGTGGTACGGGCATTGCAGACCGGATCCGGGCGGCCAATGTGGAAGTGGAGGCATTGCATGTTCTGGGGCAGCAGTTTGCCAGCCACCGGATTGAACTGGACCGCAGCGGAACTGACTGGATCGTGAAAATCGACGGTCCGCAAGCGATCGGTACGGTCAATATTCCGTACAGTTTTTCGTCGGACAGAATACTGACGCTGGAAATGCAACGGTTGGTACTGCCAGGCAGTGAAGGTGACGATGCGGAGGCCGGTATTGCGACTGACCCGCGGACCGTGCCGGCATTGTCGATACGTGCTGAGGAGTTTGCCTTCGGCGACCGCCACCTCGGCAAGATTGATGCTGAGTTTGTGCGCACCCCGGATGGTTTGCGCGCTGAACGAATACACACTGAAGATCCGAGTTTCCGGATTGACGGTGCAGCAGGCTGGGTGGTCGATACCAGCGAACCCAGCGGGCAGCGCACCTGGGTTCGCGCGACACTAAAAAGCACGGACATTGCGGCGACCATGCAACGGCTGAGTTCACAGCCAGGAATCGACGGTGATGACATGGAGATAGCCTTCGATGTCAGCTGGAGCGGCGGACCGCGTCAGGACTTCGTCAGCGCCCTCGACGGCGCGGTAACGGTGCGCTTTGGTACGGGGCGCCTGGATGAAGTTGAGCCCGGTGCGGGCCGCATGTTCGGCCTGATGAGTGTCGTTGCCTTGCCGCGCCGTCTGGCACTGGATTTTCGTGATGTGCTGGACAAGGGTTTTCTGTTTGATGAGATCACCGGTACGTTCAATCTGGTTGACGGCGATGCCTTCACCTGTGATCTGTCATTGAAAGGCCCCGCCGCCGATATCGGCATCGTCGGTCGTGCGGGTCTCTTTGAACAGGACTACACGCAGGCCGCGATCGTCAGCGCCAACGTCGGCAATACGTTGCCGGTGGTCGGTGCCGTGGTCGCGGGACCGCAGGTTGCCGCCGCGTTACTGATCTTCTCGCAGATTTTCAAGAAACCCTTGCAGGAGATGGGCCAGGTCTACTACGCGATAGACGGCAGTTGGGACGAGCCGGAAGTGGACTCCACCAACGCCGCGCGCTTCGCAGAAGCGAGCAAACTGGCTGCTTGCCTGCCAAATGGCCGCTAA